GTCAAAGCATGGATCGGCCCGATGGATTGGGGGGTCGATATGTCTGACCTTTCAACCGCTGATTATTGGAACAGCGGCGAGGCGCAGCCCTCATTCATGGTGCGCGAAGGCCTTGGGGCTGTGGTGGAATACTACGGGCGGGACGCGCCCGTGGTCCTCAACGCCCCGGTGAGCGAGATCGACTGGAGCGGGGCCGGCGTGCGTGTGACCACCTCGCAAGGGGTGATCAGCGCCAAGGCGGCCATCGTCACCGTCTCCACCGGCGTTCTGGCCAGCGGCGCAATCCGCTTCACGCCCGCCCTGCCCCTTACCACGCAAGAGGCGGTGGACGGCCTGCCCATGGGCCTTTTGATGAAGATCGCGCTGCAATTTGATGGTGCAAAGCTTGGTCTCGCCGATAACAGCTGGCTTGATTATGCGGTGCCCGAAAACATGCCTGCCAAGGCGTCATTCTTTGTCACATGGCCCTTCGGCGGGGATATCTCCGTGGGATTTGCGGGCGGCGAATTCGGCTGGGAGCTTTCGACGGCAGGACCAGAGGCGGCTGTGGATTTCGCCTTGGGAGAGTTGGTGAAGATTGCAGGCTCGGACGCGCGCAAACATTTCGTCAAAGGCGCGATGAGCGATTGGGCAAGTAACCCGCTTACCCTCGGGGCCTATGCTGCGGCGCGGCCCGGACAATACGGCGCGCGCGCCGCGTTGGAAGCCCCATTGGGCGATAAAGTCTGGTTCGCCGGTGAGGCGCTTGGCGGGGATTACACGGGCCTTGTGAGCGGTGCCTATTTCAGCGGCAAATCAATGGCACAGCGGCTGGTGACGGCTGGGGCGGCCGAGTGATCCTCAGCGACCGCCATCGCGCCAACGGTTGGCAATCGGATAGCGCCGATCAAGCCAGAACGCCTTCTTGCTGAGCCGGGTGCCGGGCGCTGACTGAAAGCGTTTGTATTCGCTGATATAGATCAGATGTTCGACCCGCGCGGCATCCGCGCGGTCAAACCCGGCAGCCACGCAATCCGCGATGCTGCCATCTTGATCTACGAGGATCCCCAATATCCCATCCAGCACCGGATAATCCGGCAAAGAATCGCTGTCTTTTTGGTCCGCGCGCAGCTCCGCCGTGGGCGCTTTGTCGATCACACGCGGTGTGATCACCTCGCCTGCCGGGGCCCGCATCCAGTCGCGGTGATTGGCATTGCGCCAGCGGCATATCTCGAACACCCGCGTTTTATACATATCCTTGATCGGGTTATACCCGCCCGACATATCGCCATAGATCGTGGCATAGCCCACCGCGACCTCGGATTTATTGCCGGTGGTCAAAAGCATCTCACCAAACTTGTTGCTCATCGCCATCAAGAGAAGGCCGCGCAGGCGCGACTGGATGTTCTCCTCGGTCACATCCTCGTCGCGGTCCTCAAAGAGGGGGGCAAGCGTTGCCGTGATCGCCGCGCGGCCTTGCGTGATCGGCACAAAATCATAGCGACAGCCCAGCGCCTCGGCCACCGTCTTGGCATCTTCCAGCGAATGCTCCGACGTATATTCCGACGGCAGCATCACACAGCGCACGTTCTCAGGGCCAAGCGCATCCGCAGCCACGCTCGCCACAATCGCCGAATCGACCCCGCCCGACATCCCCAGAAGCGCCTTTGAGAACCCTGTTTTGCGGAAATAATCCCGCAGACTGAGCACCATCGCGTGATAATCCTGCTCATGGCTGTCGGGAATATACGCCAGCGCGCCGGGCTCCGCGTGCCAGCCTTGGGCCCCGCGCACCATGTCCAGATGTGCCACCGCCTCTTCCATCACCGGCATTTGCAAGGCCAGCGCCCCTCCGGGGTTGAGCACGAAACTGCCCCCGTCAAAGACCTGATCATCCTGCGCCCCCGCGAGGTTGAGATAGATCAGCGGCAGACCTGTCTCGACCACACGGCTCACCATATGGCTCTGCCGCGTGGCCAATTTCCCGCGATAATAGGGCGAGCCATTTGGCACGAGGAGAAATTCCGCACCGGTCTCGGCCAGCGTCTCAGGCACGTCCGCGTGCCAGCTATCTTCGCAAATCGGGCTGCCGATGCGCACGCCGTCCACCGTATAAGGCCCCGCCAGGGGGGCGGAGGCGTAAAGCCGCTCTTCGTCGAACACGGTCTCATTGGGCAGGTTATGCTTGCGCACCACCGCCGAAATCTCGCCGCCCTGAAGGATGTAATAGGCGTTGAAAAGCTCCGTTCCCTCAAGCGCAGGGCCACCGATGGCCAGCGCCGGACCCTCAGCACAGTCTCGCGCCAAGGCCTCAATCGCCGCAATCGCTGTTTGGTGAAACACGGGCTTCAGGATCAGGTCCTGCGTATTATACCCGGTGATGAACATCTCGGGCAGCGCCACAAGATCAGCGCCCGCCGCACGCCCTTCGTCCCACGCGCTGCGCGCGCGAGCCGCATTGCCCTCGATATCGCCCACAGAGGCGTTGAGTTGTGCAAGCGTCAGGCGAAACCTGTCTGTCATGGCGCGGTGCTCTCCTCATGCGAGATCAATACGGGATGTAGCAGAACCCCAAGCGAGGGAAAGCCGAATTGAACAAAACCAAGTTGTCAGCGCGGGTCCGGGCGGCTACATTTTACGCCAGCCCGCAGGCCACGCGGGCGCACACACTCGCATCCGGGGATTCGCAATGGCCTTTTCGCTGACACGACCGATTGCTCTGGCACTGGCGCTGACACTCGCCCCCGGCCTCTCAATCCTGCCCGCTTTCGCACAGAGCGACGCGATTGAGACCAAGCAATATGACGATGGCGGCATTTATGTAGGCACCTTCCGCGACGGGCTGCAACATGGCACCGGCACTTACACGCTCCCTAATGGCTATGAGTATAACGGCGAATGGGACAGCGGCCAGATCAAGGGCGTGGGCGTTGCGCGCTTTCCCAACGGCTCGGTCTATGAGGGTGAGTTTGCGATGGGCAAACCCAATGGCGTGGGCAAGATCGTCTTTACCGATGGCGGCACCTACGAGGGCACATGGAAAGACGGCAAAATCTCCGGGCGCGGTATTGCCGTTTATGCCAATGGCGTGCGCTATGAAGGCGATTTCCTGAACGCGATGCACAATGGGCGCGGCACGATGGCGTCGCCCGGCGGCTATGTCTACGAGGGCGATTGGGCCAGCGGCGTCAAGGAGGGCACCGCGCGCATTACATATCCCGACGGCGCGATCTATGAGGGCGCGGTTCAGCGCGGTGCGCGCCACGGGGAAGGCACGCTGACCATGCCCGGCGGGCTGGTCTATGCCGGGCTTTGGAAAGACGGACAGATCGACGGCACCGGCACGCTCAGCCAGCCCAATGGCGATGTCTATACAGGCGCGCTTGTCTCCGGGCAGCGCGAAGGCATGGGGCGCATGGTCTATGGCAATGGTGACATCTATGAAGGTGAATTCGCCGCCGACCGCCGCGATGGGCAAGGCACGTTCACTGGCACCGATGGCTATACTTACACCGGATCATGGGTCGCCGGGCGCATCTCCGGCACCGGCACCGTGACCTATCCAGACGGCTCCGTCTATGTGGGCGAGCTGCGCGATGATCTGGCCAATGGCGAGGGGAAGATCACCTATCCCGATGGCGCGACCTATGAGGGCGCGTGGGTGGACGGCGTGATCGAGGGGCAAGGCCGCGCGACCTATCCCAGCGGGTTGGTCTATGAGGGCATGTTCAAGGCCGCTCAAAACGAAGGCTTCGGCGTGATGACCTATGCCGATGGCTACCGCTACGAGGGCGAATGGCTCGGCGGTCAGCGCCACGGCACCGGCACCGCCACCTATGCGGATGGCACCGTCTATACTGGCACATTCGAGAACGGGCAGCGCCACGGCACCGGCCGGATCGAAATGACCGACGGATTTGTCTACGAGGGCGCATGGGCCGATGGCGAAATCAACGGCATGGGGATCGCCACCTATGCAAATGGCGATGTTTATGAAGGCATGTTTGCGGATGGCAAACGCCAGGGCACCGGCACGATGCGCTATGCCACGGGCGAGGAGGCAAGCGGCGATTGGCGCGATGGTGCGCTGGCACGGCAAAATGCTGCGCCCACCGAGGGTGCACCAAATACGGCAACAGAATGAGCGCCGTGACTGGCAAATGCCTCTGCGGTGCGTGCACATTTGAGCTGAGCGGGGCGCATAATTTCATCGGCCATTGCCATTGCGACAGCTGCCGCCGCGCCACCTCTTCTCCAATGACCACGTTCATCGGTCATCCCGATGGCGCATGGCGGTGGACCGGCACTGCCCCGCGCCTTTTTGAAAGCAGCCCCGGGAACACCCGTGGCTTTTGCGGCGATTGCGGCTCGCCCATGATGTTCGCCGCTGCCCGCTTTCCCGGCGAGACGCATTTCTACGCAGCCCTTCTGGATGATCCCACAGCCGTGGAGCCCAAGGCTCAGTATCATGCAGATGAACGCCTGCCTTGGATGCCTGCTCTGGAGGCACTACCCGAGGAGTGATAAGCTTGGGCAACCGCCTGAATGTCCGCTCAGACCGCGTCGCCCCGGTCCAGCCGCTCCAGAAAATGCTCTGCCGTTGCCAGCACATCACGTTTGTGATCGGCGTCCATCTTGTCCCATGTCCGGTAGATCATGCCCATCCTGTGATTGCCCTTGAACCGCTCCCGGTGGCGATCCAGAAAATGCCAGTAGAGCGTGTTGAACGGGCAGGCATCGGGGCCGGTTTTCACCTTCACCTTATAGGCGCAATTGCTGCAATAATCGCTCATCTTGTTGATGTAGGCGCCTGAGCTGACATAGGGTTTCGACGCGATGATCCCGCCATCGGCATATTGGCTCATACCGATCGTGTTGGGCGCCTCCACCCACTCAAACGCATCGAAATAGACCGCAAGATACCACTCATGCAGCGCATGTGGGTCAATCCCGGTGAGCAGGCCGAAATTGCCGGTGACCATCAGACGCTGGATGTGGTGGGCATAGGCCTCCTCGCGGGTCTGGGCCACCGCATGGGCCATGCAGGTCATCTGCGTGTTGCCACCCCAATACACATCAGGCAGCGGGCGGGAATGCTCCAGCGCATTGCGCGACGTATACTCAGGACCCTCACGGAAATAGATGCCCCGCACATATTCGCGCCACCCGATGATCTGGCGTATGAACCCTTCGGCGGCATTGATCGGCACGTCGCCCGCCGCCCATGCCTTCTCGACCCGCTCACACAGTTCCAGCGGTCCCAGCAACCCGACATTGAGATAGGGCGACAAGAGCGAATGGTGCAGGAACCTGTCGCCTTGCAACATCGCGTCTTGCGTATCGCCAAATTCAGGCAGCAGGTGCGCGATGAAATGGTCCATCGCCTTGAGGGCCTGCCCCCGTGTCACAGCAAGGCCAAACGCCTCCAGCTTTCCAAAATTATTGCCGAACCTGCGCGCCACAAGGCTGAGCACATCTTGGGTGATCGCGTCCTCACGGAACCGGGCAGGGCGGGCACGGAACATATCGGTTGTGGCGCGCTTGCGATTGTCATGGTCAAAGTTCCACTTTCCCCCCGCTGGCTGGTCCCCCTCCATCATCAGCCCCGTCTTGCGGCGCATTTCGCGATAGAAAAACTCCATCCGAAGCTCTTTGCGCCCTGTCGCCCAGGCGTCGAACTCCTCCGCCGAACACAAGAACCGATCATCGCTCAGAAGGGTCATCTTGAGCGGCATTTCCTGCAATACGGCGCGCAGCCGCCATTCGCCCGGTTGCGTGGCCAAAACCTCGGACGCACCATGGGTCTGGGCCGCCGCCAGAATCGCCTCCGGGATAGAACCGGGGGCGTCTTTGTCATCAAGCTTGGTGTAGGCAACCTGCCAGCCCTCGTCGCGCAATTCTTCGGCGAAATGGCGCATGGCCGAGAGGACAAAGGCAATTTTCTTGGGATGATGCGGAACGTACCCCGTCTCCTCGGCCACCTCGGCCATCACCACAACATCGCGCCCGCGCTCAGCTTTTCCAAGGGCGCTCAGACCCCGGCTCAGCTGATCGCCAAGCACCAGAACCAATCGTGTCACCACGCGATCCTTTCGCCCTGCCAGTCGTAGAAATTCCCGCTATCGTCAGGCGTCAAGCCGTCGATCACGCGCAAGAGGTTCTCGGCGGAAGTCTCTGACGGCACCGCCGGGTGGCGCCCGCGATAATCAGCGGTGAACGAGGTGGCCACGGTGCCGGGATGCAGCGCGGTGATGATCGCCTCGCGATGGCTGCGCGCAATCTCGATCGCGCCGCACCGCAACACCTGATTGAGCGCCGCTTTGGACGCGCGGTAGGAATACCACCCCCCCAAGCGGTTGTCCCCGATGGACCCCACCCGTGCCGAAAGCGCTGCAAAGACCGACCGACCTTTGCGCGGCAAAAGCCGAGGCGCGTGCTGAAGCACCAAGGCGGGGCCAATCGTGTTGATCGCAAACTGCGCGGCCATTGCATCCGCGTCCAGATCTTTAAGCGATTTCTCCGGCTCGCCCAGCGCGCCTGAGGCCACAAAAATCAGATCAAACGGCCCATCCAAAGCGCCCAAGATCCGCGCCACCGAGGCCCCATCAGTCAGGTCCAGCCCATCTCCGGAGCGCGACAAAGCGGTCACAGATACGCCACGCGCCACGAGTGCCGTCGACACCGCCCGCCCGATTCCGCCAGAGGCGCTTATGACCAAAGCCCGTTTCATCGACGACAGACTTTAGCCTAAGATTCGGGCAGATCAACGCTTTGGTATACAAAAATATACACTTTCCATTCGGAAATCGCACGCTTATGGTGCATCCCATGTTGACCGCCACGCATCCCCCTATTGCCACGTCCGCTTCTGAGCGGGCTCTTGGCCTTTGCCTGGCTCTCCTAACCCGCCTCTGAGCGTGCCGGAACTGGTGCGACCGCTCAGAGGATGCGCCTTCTCGCGCCAAAGGCTTTAGGACAATCAAAGAGATCAAAACATGACCGATTCAACACATCAAACAGCCCCGGCTGACGGCAAAGACCGCGTAGTGATTTTCGACACCACCCTGCGCGATGGTGAGCAATCGCCGGGCGCGACCATGACCCACGCAGAAAAGCTGGAGATCGCGGGCCTCCTGGACGAGATGGGCGTGGATATCATCGAAGCCGGGTTCCCCATCGCCTCTGAGGGTGATTTTCGCGCCGTGAGCGAGATTGCCAAACGGGCGGAAACCTCCGTGATATGCGGCCTTGCGCGGGCTCAATTGAAAGATATCGACCGTTGCTGGGAGGCGGTGAAGCACGCGCGTCGCCCACGCATCCACACCTTCATCGGCACCTCGCCGCTGCACCGCGCGATTCCAAACCTCACCCGCGATGAGATGGCCGAGCGTATCCACGAGACGGTCACCCACGCCCGTAATCTGTGCGACAACGTGCAGTGGTCGCCGATGGACGCCACGCGCACCGAATGGGATTATCTCTGCCGCGTGGTGGAGATTGCCATCAAAGCAGGCGCGTCGACGATCAACATTCCCGACACGGTGGGCTATACCGCCCCGGTCGAGAGCGCTGATCTCATTCGCCGCCTGATCGCCGAAGTGCCGGGCGCAGACGACGTGATCTTCGCCACCCATTGCCATAATGATCTGGGCATGGCGACGGCCAACTCCCTTGCCGCCGTGGCGGGTGGCGCGCGCCAGATCGAATGCACGATCAATGGTCTGGGTGAGCGGGCGGGCAATACCGCGCTGGAAGAGGTGGTGATGGCGATGAAGGTGCGGGGCGATATCATGCCCTATTCTACCGGGATCGACACCACCAAGATCATGAACATCTCGCGCCGTGTGGCCGCTGTCAGCGGCTTTGCCGTGCAGTTCAACAAGGCCATCGTGGGCAAGAATGCCTTTGCCCATGAGAGCGGCATCCACCAGGACGGGATGCTGAAAAACGCCGAGACCTTCGAGATCATGCGGCCCGAGGATGTGGGCATCGCAGGCACCTCCCTGCCCTTGGGCAAGCATTCGGGCCGCGCGGCCCTGCGCGCCAAGCTGAAGGACCTCGGCATCGAGGTGGGGGATAACCAGCTCAAGGATATCTTCGTGCGGTTCAAGGACCTCGCCGACCGCAAGAAGGAGGTCTACGACGATGACATCCTCGCGCTGGTCCGCACCAGCGGCGAGGGCGAGGATCATCTGGAACTGATCAACCTCAAGGTCATTTGCGGCACCGGACCCGCCGAGGCCGTTCTGGAAATGGAAGTGGACGGGGTAGAGCATTCCGCCACCTGCGAAGGCGACGGGCCAGTGGATGCAACCTTCAAAGCCGTGCGCGCCATCCACCCCAACGAGGCGCGGCTTCAGCTTTATCAGGTGAACGCCGTGACCGAGGGCACAGACGCGCAGGCAACTGTCAGCGTGCGTCTGGAAGAGGATGGGATGATCGCCACGGGACAATCGGCGGATACAGACACGGTCGTCGCCTCCGCCAAGGCCTATATCAACGCGCTCAACCGCCTGATCGTGCGGCGCGCGAAGACGGGCAGCGATACAGCTGAGGTCAGCTACAAAGACCTTGCCTGAGCGGATCGGCGGGCCAGCGTTTTGGCCCGCCGCACCCTCATTCCGTGATCATGTAGATCTTGCGCAGTGTCTCGGTGATTTCCCAGACCATCTTCTTGCCCTTAGCGATGTAAAAGCTGTCGCCCGCCCCCAGATGCTCGGCAGTACCGTCTGCATGGGTCACGGTGATCTTGCCCGACACGATCGTCATCAACTCGTGCACCGGATAGGCGTCGATGACTTCGCGGGTGGGGGCACATTCCCAAACGCCCGAATAGGTGGTCTCGTCCTCGTTGATGTAGTGGGTGTGGTTCAATTCGGTATGGTCCGACGTAGTGAAGACCTCGGCCTCCACCATCGACGATGGTTCCATCTTGGCGGGGTGGGGATCAATCCGAAACGGGATGTTGGTCATTCAAGCTCTCCTCTACTGCGTCCACTCCCATGGCCGCGTATACTGGCCCAGCGTCGACGCGACCTGAGCGTTGTCAACATCACCTGTCTTTACGATTCGCGCCACCAGTCCGCGCTTTTTATCGTCGATAACCTCAATAACATGCGCCGGCAGGCCCGCACCCTCCAGCGCCGCATCATAAATCCGCGTGATCGCCCGCTTGCGCAGATCGGGTTTGAACACTTTGCCAACGGCAGTTTTTGGCAACTCAGCCAATATCTCCACATGTTTGGGATGGGCCGCCCGTTCGTGCACATGGGTTTTGCAATGCGCGCGCAGATCTTCAGCGGTGGTCACGGCACCCTCCACAAGCTCCACATAGACGCAGGCTACTTCGCCCGCATGGGCATCCGGCTGCCCAATCGCACCCGCCATTGCGACCGCAGGATGCGCCATCAGCGCCTCCTCGATCTCGGCGGGGTCGATGTTATGCCCGCCCCGGATGATCAGATCCTTCTGCCGCCCAGTGATCCAAAGATACCCATCAGCGTCGATCCGGCCCAGATCGCCGGTCCGCAGATATATCTCCGCGTGATACAAATCGTTGTTCTTCGCGGCCTCGGTATAGGTCTGCCCCACATGAACACCGGGACTGGCGATGCAAATCTCGCCCACCTCATCGGCACCGCATTCCGTCTCGCCATCCGGGCCAGTGTGGAAAATTTTCACATCCGTATAGGGGAAAGGCACCCCGACCGAGCCCACTTTCTTGTCGCCCTGCGGCGGGTTGCACGACACAAGGCATGTGGCCTCGGTCAGGCCGTATCCTTCGATCACCGAGATGCCTGTAGCGCTCTCAAACCGGGTGAAAAGCTCCATCGGCATGGGGGCTGAGCCGGAGAACGCATTGCGCACGGTTGAGATATCCGCATCCACCTTGCGCTGCATCAGGGCCGAGACGGCGGTGGGCACTGTAATGATAAAGCTGATCTTCCAGCGCGCGCAGAGCTTCCAGAAATTGTCGAACACTCCGTCCCCGCGATAGCCCGCAGGCGTGGGGAACACCCCATGCGCGCCCGATTTGATCATCGCCATCAAGATCACATGACAGGCAAATACATGGAAAAGCGGCAGCGGGCACATAACATTGTCCTGCTCGGTAAAGAGCAGCGTGTGCCCGATCCATCCGTTATAGATCATCCCGCCATAGGTATGCTGCGCAACCTTAGGCATGCCCGTCGTCCCGCCGGTGTGGAAATAGGCCGCGACACGGTCCTGCCCCGGATCGTTGAAACCAAGCGATTTGCTCTGCCGTGCCATCTCCTTGCTGAAATTCTTGATTGTGGCGTGATGCGTGGTCGTGGTCTTGGGACGGATGAGTGGCACGATCCAGCTTTTGGGCGGCGACAGGTAGCGGTTGAGGTCAATTTCCAGAACCGTCTCGACATTGGGCGCAAGACGCACAGCTTGGGCAGTTTTCTGAGCCACATCTGTCTTGGGAAAGGCCTTGAGCGTGACCACGACCTTCGCGTTTGTTTCGCGGAGGATGGAGCCAATCTGCTCCGGCTCCAAAAGCGGGTTGATCGGGTTCACGATCCCCGCAACCATGCCGCCGACGGTGGCCACAGCCGTCTCCAGACAATTGGGCAGGACAAGCGCCACCACGTCAGTCTCCGACACGCCAAGACCCCGAAAGAGGTTCGCAGCCTGACAGACCTGCGCGTGAAAGCCGCGCCAAGTCAGGGTCTGGGCCTTGTCAGTGGGGCCGGAGAACAGCTGATAACTGAGCGCCGGGCGGTCCGGGAATTTCTGCGCCGTCTGCGACAGCATCGCGTAAAGGGTTGCGGGCCTCTCGCGTGCGTCCCAAGGCATCTCGTTTTGAAGCGCAAGCACATCGCAGCGATTGACAAAGTTCATGGTGGGTCCTCCCCGGACTGGCCCGCGCCTCTCTCCCGGACGCATCGGGCCGTGTGTCTCAGCGTGGGCGGGAACAGCCCAGCAATCAAGCGAAACGCTACGTTTTCGGTGCGATGGGCCAAAGGTGAGATTTTTCAAAGCAATCTCTTGACTCTTTTAGTCGGATACAGTCCTTTACCCGAGTAATTCACTCGGACAAACCACAGGAGTCCCAAATGAAGCGTTTCGCAACCCGCCTGACCGCGGCCCTTTCCCTCTCCGCCATGGCCGCCACCGCCATGGCCGCCGAGGTCAACGTCTACTCCTCGCGCCACTACGACACCGATGATGCGCTCTATGCCAAATTTACCGAGCAGACGGGGATCGAGGTCAACCGCATCGAGGGCAAGGCAGATGAGCTGATGGCCCGTATC
The nucleotide sequence above comes from Roseovarius carneus. Encoded proteins:
- a CDS encoding flavin monoamine oxidase family protein; translated protein: MSAGMTRRAALAAIAGGIAGATASAGRATAQAIPTNPDVVVIGAGAAGLAAARELKAQGKSVVVVEAAGRMGGRAWTESETFGVPYDQGAAWINASNINPFTRIAREGGFDLVDYTNAGSAFYVDGTRATAAQSASYSRAWSAVGGALAKAGEAEQDIAASEVIPKDIKYSGTVKAWIGPMDWGVDMSDLSTADYWNSGEAQPSFMVREGLGAVVEYYGRDAPVVLNAPVSEIDWSGAGVRVTTSQGVISAKAAIVTVSTGVLASGAIRFTPALPLTTQEAVDGLPMGLLMKIALQFDGAKLGLADNSWLDYAVPENMPAKASFFVTWPFGGDISVGFAGGEFGWELSTAGPEAAVDFALGELVKIAGSDARKHFVKGAMSDWASNPLTLGAYAAARPGQYGARAALEAPLGDKVWFAGEALGGDYTGLVSGAYFSGKSMAQRLVTAGAAE
- a CDS encoding NAD+ synthase, giving the protein MTDRFRLTLAQLNASVGDIEGNAARARSAWDEGRAAGADLVALPEMFITGYNTQDLILKPVFHQTAIAAIEALARDCAEGPALAIGGPALEGTELFNAYYILQGGEISAVVRKHNLPNETVFDEERLYASAPLAGPYTVDGVRIGSPICEDSWHADVPETLAETGAEFLLVPNGSPYYRGKLATRQSHMVSRVVETGLPLIYLNLAGAQDDQVFDGGSFVLNPGGALALQMPVMEEAVAHLDMVRGAQGWHAEPGALAYIPDSHEQDYHAMVLSLRDYFRKTGFSKALLGMSGGVDSAIVASVAADALGPENVRCVMLPSEYTSEHSLEDAKTVAEALGCRYDFVPITQGRAAITATLAPLFEDRDEDVTEENIQSRLRGLLLMAMSNKFGEMLLTTGNKSEVAVGYATIYGDMSGGYNPIKDMYKTRVFEICRWRNANHRDWMRAPAGEVITPRVIDKAPTAELRADQKDSDSLPDYPVLDGILGILVDQDGSIADCVAAGFDRADAARVEHLIYISEYKRFQSAPGTRLSKKAFWLDRRYPIANRWRDGGR
- a CDS encoding MORN repeat-containing protein, which encodes MAFSLTRPIALALALTLAPGLSILPAFAQSDAIETKQYDDGGIYVGTFRDGLQHGTGTYTLPNGYEYNGEWDSGQIKGVGVARFPNGSVYEGEFAMGKPNGVGKIVFTDGGTYEGTWKDGKISGRGIAVYANGVRYEGDFLNAMHNGRGTMASPGGYVYEGDWASGVKEGTARITYPDGAIYEGAVQRGARHGEGTLTMPGGLVYAGLWKDGQIDGTGTLSQPNGDVYTGALVSGQREGMGRMVYGNGDIYEGEFAADRRDGQGTFTGTDGYTYTGSWVAGRISGTGTVTYPDGSVYVGELRDDLANGEGKITYPDGATYEGAWVDGVIEGQGRATYPSGLVYEGMFKAAQNEGFGVMTYADGYRYEGEWLGGQRHGTGTATYADGTVYTGTFENGQRHGTGRIEMTDGFVYEGAWADGEINGMGIATYANGDVYEGMFADGKRQGTGTMRYATGEEASGDWRDGALARQNAAPTEGAPNTATE
- a CDS encoding GFA family protein; protein product: MSAVTGKCLCGACTFELSGAHNFIGHCHCDSCRRATSSPMTTFIGHPDGAWRWTGTAPRLFESSPGNTRGFCGDCGSPMMFAAARFPGETHFYAALLDDPTAVEPKAQYHADERLPWMPALEALPEE
- a CDS encoding cryptochrome/photolyase family protein, with protein sequence MVTRLVLVLGDQLSRGLSALGKAERGRDVVVMAEVAEETGYVPHHPKKIAFVLSAMRHFAEELRDEGWQVAYTKLDDKDAPGSIPEAILAAAQTHGASEVLATQPGEWRLRAVLQEMPLKMTLLSDDRFLCSAEEFDAWATGRKELRMEFFYREMRRKTGLMMEGDQPAGGKWNFDHDNRKRATTDMFRARPARFREDAITQDVLSLVARRFGNNFGKLEAFGLAVTRGQALKAMDHFIAHLLPEFGDTQDAMLQGDRFLHHSLLSPYLNVGLLGPLELCERVEKAWAAGDVPINAAEGFIRQIIGWREYVRGIYFREGPEYTSRNALEHSRPLPDVYWGGNTQMTCMAHAVAQTREEAYAHHIQRLMVTGNFGLLTGIDPHALHEWYLAVYFDAFEWVEAPNTIGMSQYADGGIIASKPYVSSGAYINKMSDYCSNCAYKVKVKTGPDACPFNTLYWHFLDRHRERFKGNHRMGMIYRTWDKMDADHKRDVLATAEHFLERLDRGDAV
- a CDS encoding SDR family NAD(P)-dependent oxidoreductase, encoding MKRALVISASGGIGRAVSTALVARGVSVTALSRSGDGLDLTDGASVARILGALDGPFDLIFVASGALGEPEKSLKDLDADAMAAQFAINTIGPALVLQHAPRLLPRKGRSVFAALSARVGSIGDNRLGGWYSYRASKAALNQVLRCGAIEIARSHREAIITALHPGTVATSFTADYRGRHPAVPSETSAENLLRVIDGLTPDDSGNFYDWQGERIAW
- a CDS encoding 2-isopropylmalate synthase gives rise to the protein MTDSTHQTAPADGKDRVVIFDTTLRDGEQSPGATMTHAEKLEIAGLLDEMGVDIIEAGFPIASEGDFRAVSEIAKRAETSVICGLARAQLKDIDRCWEAVKHARRPRIHTFIGTSPLHRAIPNLTRDEMAERIHETVTHARNLCDNVQWSPMDATRTEWDYLCRVVEIAIKAGASTINIPDTVGYTAPVESADLIRRLIAEVPGADDVIFATHCHNDLGMATANSLAAVAGGARQIECTINGLGERAGNTALEEVVMAMKVRGDIMPYSTGIDTTKIMNISRRVAAVSGFAVQFNKAIVGKNAFAHESGIHQDGMLKNAETFEIMRPEDVGIAGTSLPLGKHSGRAALRAKLKDLGIEVGDNQLKDIFVRFKDLADRKKEVYDDDILALVRTSGEGEDHLELINLKVICGTGPAEAVLEMEVDGVEHSATCEGDGPVDATFKAVRAIHPNEARLQLYQVNAVTEGTDAQATVSVRLEEDGMIATGQSADTDTVVASAKAYINALNRLIVRRAKTGSDTAEVSYKDLA
- a CDS encoding cupin domain-containing protein, with amino-acid sequence MTNIPFRIDPHPAKMEPSSMVEAEVFTTSDHTELNHTHYINEDETTYSGVWECAPTREVIDAYPVHELMTIVSGKITVTHADGTAEHLGAGDSFYIAKGKKMVWEITETLRKIYMITE
- a CDS encoding acyl-CoA synthetase — translated: MNFVNRCDVLALQNEMPWDARERPATLYAMLSQTAQKFPDRPALSYQLFSGPTDKAQTLTWRGFHAQVCQAANLFRGLGVSETDVVALVLPNCLETAVATVGGMVAGIVNPINPLLEPEQIGSILRETNAKVVVTLKAFPKTDVAQKTAQAVRLAPNVETVLEIDLNRYLSPPKSWIVPLIRPKTTTTHHATIKNFSKEMARQSKSLGFNDPGQDRVAAYFHTGGTTGMPKVAQHTYGGMIYNGWIGHTLLFTEQDNVMCPLPLFHVFACHVILMAMIKSGAHGVFPTPAGYRGDGVFDNFWKLCARWKISFIITVPTAVSALMQRKVDADISTVRNAFSGSAPMPMELFTRFESATGISVIEGYGLTEATCLVSCNPPQGDKKVGSVGVPFPYTDVKIFHTGPDGETECGADEVGEICIASPGVHVGQTYTEAAKNNDLYHAEIYLRTGDLGRIDADGYLWITGRQKDLIIRGGHNIDPAEIEEALMAHPAVAMAGAIGQPDAHAGEVACVYVELVEGAVTTAEDLRAHCKTHVHERAAHPKHVEILAELPKTAVGKVFKPDLRKRAITRIYDAALEGAGLPAHVIEVIDDKKRGLVARIVKTGDVDNAQVASTLGQYTRPWEWTQ